The following are encoded in a window of Ensifer adhaerens genomic DNA:
- a CDS encoding IclR family transcriptional regulator, which translates to MAVRPLSSVLKTLAAFDCVAAAAEPMRLAEVAKQLGEARGAAHQRLVTLVEAGWIEQTQDGRYRLTLRVVSHAAMALEQSNLGARFAGVLEEMVTQSGETASLAVLDGKDAVIVRRVESRGVLRADLKVGAHLRLDRTAFGRVLASHARPEIIERLRVQGVSLPDDEMMTLVRQQGYAISEVEGPRTVSAVAAPILDAQGECIGALALSGPFQGFDTEKCAGIVVAAAAASSGRMRGDQ; encoded by the coding sequence ATGGCAGTCCGCCCCCTTTCATCCGTGCTGAAGACACTTGCTGCATTCGACTGTGTCGCGGCCGCCGCGGAACCGATGCGACTGGCCGAGGTCGCCAAGCAGCTCGGAGAAGCCCGAGGCGCTGCCCACCAGCGCCTCGTCACGCTGGTCGAAGCGGGCTGGATCGAGCAGACGCAGGACGGTCGCTACCGGCTGACACTGCGGGTCGTCAGTCACGCAGCAATGGCGTTGGAGCAGTCCAATCTCGGCGCGCGCTTTGCGGGGGTTCTCGAGGAAATGGTGACGCAGAGCGGTGAAACGGCTTCGCTTGCTGTCCTCGATGGCAAGGATGCGGTCATCGTTCGCCGGGTGGAATCGCGCGGCGTTCTTCGGGCCGACCTCAAGGTTGGTGCGCATCTGAGACTCGATCGCACGGCATTTGGCCGCGTCCTCGCTTCGCATGCACGCCCGGAAATCATCGAGCGCCTTCGGGTGCAGGGCGTGAGCCTGCCCGATGACGAGATGATGACGCTGGTTCGCCAGCAGGGATACGCAATTTCCGAAGTCGAGGGCCCGCGCACTGTCTCGGCTGTGGCCGCCCCGATCCTGGATGCGCAGGGCGAGTGCATTGGAGCACTGGCCCTTTCGGGCCCGTTCCAAGGTTTTGACACTGAAAAATGCGCTGGGATCGTCGTCGCGGCAGCGGCGGCGAGCTCTGGACGCATGCGAGGAGACCAATAA
- a CDS encoding putative Ig domain-containing protein yields the protein MTSPWRMDVVCVTKSNPLDAALSGLALSSGNLEPVFNTNTMIYSATVANGVSTLAVTPSTAGTTAVVKINGVSAVSGASTAVPLNVGDNTLTITDMTEDRTVKRTYWVVVKRAAPPTITDVSPSIGSTAGGQSVTITGTNFIGVSAVAFGGVPASTFTVDSATRITATTPARTAGPADVTVTTVGNSSVTRANGYTYVGTPVVTAVKPLNTPARTYAIGAKLHFDVDFDQKIAVSNGGPQLKAVFGAVERRINLIGYVWNTMTFSYTVAENDLDDDGIAISSMSLEGATVKDYNHVADADITLRNIADTSGIRIDAVRPTVASIKPASTGTVFDVVFSEPVTAVDVGKFNLVKTGTAQGTIDSVSGSGSAYQVHLADVSGDGTLALSLSTGTGIKDSAGNEMTSGFTGGTPMIVAPPSSDASLSDIGVSSGTLAPAFDAATTSYTVSVGNSVSAITVTPANAHPSAVVSVNGTVITAPGSLPVNLQVGDNAISIVVTAQDAVTKKTYDIVVNRAGAVPDAPTAVSAASGDGEATVSFTAPVNTGTTPISSYTVTADPGGAATTGGSSPITVNGLANGTAYTFKVTATNSIGPGPASNASNSVTPKPAPIADAVTATVAANSSANPITLSLSGGAADAVAIGTQPTHGTVSVSGLAITYTPTPGYSGSDTFTYTATNATGTSAAATVAITVSAPTLTFSPPAGTLPGGTAATAYGGATVTAAAGTAPYTYAANGTLPDGLTLDQASGLISGTPTAAGDYTFTVTATDANNATGTAAYSIAIAVQTPTVGDVSATVAANSTANAVALDLGGGVADTLAIGTSPSHGTASVSGLAISYTPTPGYSGSDSFTYTATNTTGTSNAATVTITVSAPTLSFSPVAGALPGGTAKTAYSGVTVAASAGTAPYIYAVNGTLPDGLTLDPASGLISGTPMTAGDYPFTITATDANNATGTAAYSIAIAVEAPTTGNVSATVAANSTANPVTPDLGGGIADTLTIGTQATHGTASVSGLAITYTPTPGYSGSDRFTYTATNATGTSTASTVTITITAPTLSFSPSAGTLSEGIVGTAYDVTLVASAGTAPYRYAVTSGALPAGLALDGITGRISGMPTTAGSYNFTVTATDANNATGTASYSIAIVIQAPTANDVRATVAANSAANPIRLDLTGGPANSVAVGAQPAHGTAAVSGLAITYTPTPGYSGSDSFTYVATNAAGTSPAATVAITVTAPTLTFSPPAGALASGTAGSAYSGITVTASAGGAPYRYAITSGQLPAGLALDGATGAIGGTPTRAGNHDFTVTATDANNAAGTARYSIVVAAAPVDFTFEPPAGVLAEAMAGEDYSQPIAAKGGTGPMLYRLASGALPNGMVLNVSTGQLTGPLAADAGGSYSFTIEVCDTNGATGTASYTVKVQARTITVADKVVDVPAGSAPPDVYLNRGATGGPFTAAETIFVEPAQAGTASIIQGELAQVGPVAAPVGWYLKFTPNRAYSGQVRVGFRMVSALGTSNTGTVTYNLAFDASGHAAEIDALVRDFVRTRQNLIASTIKVPGLLDRRRMAVGTDTVTTRMTPSTDGVTLGFSTSLAQMEAARDRADGVDQAEASPFNIWLDSTFLMHRRKDDDDRWGNFGMVSLGADYLLSEKALLGVSFHYDRMTDPTDEDAELFGDGWLAGPYASFELGKGIFWDSSLLYGGSSNTIDTTALDGTFDTRRFLLDTAVKGQWQLDDATVFTPALRAVYFSETVDDYGVRNGTGDEIDLKGFTEEQLRVSLGAEIARPFTLDNDRILTPKLGGTLGYSGLDGAGLFGSFSAALSLQTGESWSIDTGLLFNIEGDGETSAGAKVGVRGRF from the coding sequence ATGACCTCTCCTTGGCGTATGGACGTCGTTTGCGTAACGAAAAGCAACCCGCTGGACGCCGCACTTTCCGGTCTCGCCCTGTCGAGCGGCAACCTCGAGCCGGTCTTCAATACCAACACCATGATCTATTCGGCCACGGTAGCCAACGGCGTCTCCACCCTGGCGGTGACACCGTCCACCGCCGGAACCACAGCGGTGGTCAAGATCAACGGCGTAAGCGCGGTATCGGGCGCATCGACCGCGGTGCCACTCAATGTCGGCGACAACACGCTCACCATCACCGACATGACCGAGGACCGCACGGTCAAGCGGACCTATTGGGTGGTCGTCAAGCGCGCCGCACCTCCCACGATCACCGATGTCTCGCCGTCCATCGGAAGCACCGCCGGCGGACAGTCCGTGACCATAACCGGCACCAACTTCATCGGTGTGAGCGCCGTTGCATTCGGCGGCGTTCCCGCGTCCACGTTCACCGTCGATAGCGCCACCCGGATTACCGCCACTACACCTGCTCGAACGGCCGGACCGGCCGATGTGACCGTGACCACCGTCGGCAACAGCTCCGTGACGCGCGCGAACGGCTATACCTACGTCGGCACGCCTGTTGTCACCGCCGTCAAACCGCTCAACACGCCCGCAAGAACCTATGCTATCGGCGCCAAGCTGCACTTCGACGTAGATTTCGATCAGAAGATCGCCGTCAGCAACGGAGGCCCGCAACTCAAGGCTGTCTTTGGCGCTGTCGAGCGGCGGATCAATTTGATCGGATATGTCTGGAACACCATGACGTTTTCCTACACGGTTGCCGAAAACGATCTCGACGACGACGGAATCGCAATCTCGTCGATGTCGCTCGAGGGCGCCACGGTCAAGGATTACAACCACGTAGCGGACGCAGATATCACCCTGCGCAATATTGCCGACACGTCAGGCATCAGGATCGACGCTGTCCGGCCCACGGTCGCGTCAATCAAACCCGCTTCGACGGGCACGGTATTCGATGTCGTGTTTTCCGAACCGGTCACGGCCGTGGACGTCGGCAAGTTCAACCTGGTGAAAACAGGAACGGCGCAAGGCACGATTGACAGTGTGTCGGGATCGGGATCGGCCTATCAAGTTCATCTGGCGGATGTTTCGGGAGACGGCACCTTGGCTCTCAGCCTGTCCACCGGCACAGGGATCAAGGATAGCGCCGGCAACGAGATGACCAGTGGGTTCACCGGCGGCACGCCCATGATCGTCGCGCCGCCCTCGAGCGACGCAAGCCTCTCGGACATAGGCGTTTCGAGCGGCACGCTTGCCCCAGCCTTCGACGCCGCCACCACCAGCTACACGGTCTCGGTGGGCAATAGCGTTTCCGCCATCACCGTCACGCCGGCCAACGCACATCCCAGCGCCGTCGTCTCGGTCAACGGGACCGTCATCACGGCGCCGGGCAGCCTTCCCGTCAATCTACAAGTCGGCGACAACGCCATAAGCATCGTGGTTACGGCACAGGACGCCGTCACCAAGAAGACATACGACATCGTCGTCAATCGCGCGGGCGCAGTTCCGGATGCTCCTACCGCCGTCAGCGCTGCGTCGGGTGACGGCGAGGCGACGGTGAGCTTCACTGCCCCTGTGAATACCGGAACCACACCGATTAGCAGCTATACCGTGACGGCTGATCCGGGTGGTGCCGCAACAACCGGCGGATCAAGTCCCATCACCGTGAACGGCCTTGCCAACGGCACGGCCTACACATTCAAAGTCACGGCCACTAATAGCATCGGCCCCGGTCCGGCCTCCAATGCGTCCAATTCGGTCACACCGAAGCCTGCGCCGATCGCCGACGCTGTGACTGCGACGGTTGCAGCAAACTCCTCGGCGAACCCGATTACGCTCAGCCTCAGTGGCGGTGCGGCGGACGCAGTGGCCATCGGCACGCAGCCGACGCACGGCACGGTTTCGGTATCGGGACTTGCGATCACCTACACCCCGACGCCTGGGTACTCTGGTTCTGACACCTTCACCTATACCGCTACGAACGCCACCGGCACTTCCGCCGCCGCGACCGTTGCGATAACCGTTTCTGCGCCGACCCTCACCTTCTCGCCGCCGGCTGGCACCCTACCGGGCGGAACGGCCGCGACCGCTTATGGTGGCGCCACCGTCACGGCCGCAGCCGGCACCGCGCCCTACACCTACGCCGCCAACGGCACGCTGCCCGATGGGCTGACACTCGACCAAGCGTCCGGTCTTATCTCGGGAACGCCGACGGCCGCTGGAGACTACACCTTTACGGTCACGGCCACCGACGCCAACAACGCCACGGGGACAGCGGCCTACTCGATCGCGATCGCGGTCCAGACGCCGACCGTCGGCGATGTGAGCGCGACGGTCGCGGCAAACTCCACGGCGAACGCGGTAGCGCTCGATCTCGGCGGCGGGGTTGCCGATACGCTGGCCATCGGGACGTCGCCATCCCACGGCACAGCTTCAGTTTCGGGACTTGCGATCAGCTATACACCGACACCAGGCTATTCCGGCTCCGACAGCTTCACCTACACCGCCACCAACACCACCGGTACGTCGAATGCGGCGACTGTGACCATCACCGTTTCTGCGCCGACCCTCAGCTTCTCGCCCGTGGCCGGCGCCTTGCCCGGCGGTACCGCCAAAACCGCCTACAGCGGCGTCACGGTCGCGGCATCAGCCGGCACCGCCCCCTACATCTACGCCGTCAACGGCACGCTGCCGGACGGGTTGACGCTCGATCCAGCGTCCGGCCTCATATCGGGAACGCCGATGACGGCCGGGGACTACCCGTTCACGATCACGGCCACCGACGCCAACAACGCCACGGGGACGGCAGCCTACTCGATCGCCATTGCGGTCGAGGCGCCGACCACCGGCAATGTGAGCGCAACGGTCGCAGCGAACTCCACGGCCAACCCCGTCACACCAGATCTCGGCGGCGGGATCGCCGATACTCTGACCATCGGCACGCAGGCGACGCACGGCACGGCTTCGGTGTCGGGACTGGCGATCACCTACACCCCGACACCGGGCTATTCCGGCTCCGACAGGTTCACCTACACCGCCACCAATGCCACCGGCACGTCCACGGCGTCGACGGTGACGATCACCATCACCGCCCCCACCCTCAGTTTCTCGCCCTCAGCGGGCACGTTGAGCGAGGGTATCGTCGGGACAGCCTATGACGTCACCCTCGTCGCGTCGGCCGGCACCGCGCCCTATCGCTATGCCGTGACTTCAGGCGCACTGCCTGCAGGCCTTGCGCTCGATGGCATCACCGGTCGCATTTCGGGGATGCCGACGACGGCCGGAAGCTACAATTTCACCGTGACAGCGACCGACGCCAACAACGCAACGGGAACCGCAAGCTACTCGATCGCCATCGTCATCCAGGCTCCGACAGCCAACGATGTGCGGGCGACTGTCGCAGCAAACTCCGCAGCCAACCCGATCAGGCTCGATCTCACCGGCGGCCCAGCGAATTCCGTGGCCGTCGGCGCCCAGCCGGCGCACGGCACGGCCGCCGTGTCGGGACTGGCGATCACCTACACCCCGACACCGGGCTATTCCGGTTCCGACAGCTTCACCTATGTGGCCACCAACGCCGCCGGCACCTCCCCTGCCGCAACGGTGGCGATCACAGTGACAGCACCGACGCTCACCTTCTCGCCGCCGGCTGGTGCGCTGGCGAGTGGAACCGCCGGAAGCGCCTATAGCGGCATCACCGTCACCGCCTCGGCCGGAGGCGCGCCCTATCGATATGCGATCACATCGGGCCAGCTTCCTGCGGGCCTCGCGCTCGACGGCGCGACCGGCGCGATCGGCGGCACTCCAACCCGGGCCGGAAACCACGATTTCACCGTGACGGCGACAGATGCCAACAACGCTGCGGGAACCGCGCGCTATTCGATCGTGGTTGCAGCGGCTCCAGTCGATTTCACCTTCGAGCCACCCGCTGGAGTGCTCGCGGAAGCCATGGCCGGCGAGGACTACAGCCAGCCGATCGCCGCCAAAGGCGGAACCGGCCCAATGCTCTATCGCCTTGCATCCGGCGCTTTGCCTAACGGCATGGTCCTCAACGTTTCAACCGGTCAGCTGACCGGCCCGTTGGCCGCCGACGCCGGAGGCAGTTACTCGTTCACGATCGAGGTTTGTGACACCAACGGCGCAACGGGAACGGCGAGCTATACCGTGAAAGTCCAAGCTCGCACCATCACGGTCGCCGACAAAGTGGTCGATGTCCCGGCCGGATCGGCACCGCCTGATGTCTATCTCAATCGCGGCGCCACCGGCGGCCCGTTCACAGCGGCCGAGACGATCTTTGTCGAGCCGGCCCAAGCCGGAACGGCATCCATCATCCAGGGCGAATTGGCACAGGTCGGTCCGGTCGCCGCCCCGGTTGGCTGGTATCTGAAATTCACGCCCAACAGGGCCTACTCCGGCCAGGTGCGCGTCGGCTTCCGCATGGTCAGTGCGCTCGGTACTTCCAACACCGGGACCGTGACCTACAATCTCGCCTTCGATGCGTCCGGGCATGCCGCGGAGATCGATGCGCTCGTGCGTGACTTCGTGCGGACGCGGCAGAACCTGATCGCCTCGACCATCAAGGTGCCGGGTCTGCTCGACCGGCGGCGGATGGCCGTAGGAACGGACACGGTCACCACGCGCATGACACCTTCCACCGATGGCGTCACACTCGGCTTTTCCACCAGCCTTGCCCAAATGGAGGCCGCGCGCGACAGGGCCGATGGGGTTGACCAGGCTGAAGCCTCGCCCTTCAACATCTGGCTCGACAGCACGTTCCTGATGCACCGCCGCAAGGACGACGACGACAGGTGGGGCAACTTCGGCATGGTCTCGCTTGGCGCAGACTATCTGCTGTCGGAGAAAGCACTGCTCGGCGTGTCCTTCCATTACGACCGGATGACCGACCCGACCGACGAGGATGCGGAGCTGTTCGGCGATGGCTGGCTGGCCGGTCCCTATGCCTCCTTCGAACTCGGCAAGGGCATCTTCTGGGATTCGAGCCTGCTCTATGGCGGCTCGTCCAACACCATCGACACGACTGCCCTTGACGGCACGTTCGACACGCGCCGGTTTCTGCTGGACACGGCGGTCAAGGGGCAATGGCAGCTTGATGATGCAACGGTGTTTACGCCGGCGCTGCGGGCCGTCTATTTCTCTGAAACGGTTGATGACTACGGGGTGAGGAATGGCACCGGCGACGAGATCGACCTCAAGGGCTTTACCGAAGAGCAGCTGAGGGTGAGCCTGGGGGCGGAGATCGCCCGGCCGTTCACCCTCGATAACGACAGGATCCTGACACCCAAACTCGGCGGCACGCTCGGATACTCCGGCCTTGATGGGGCGGGCCTCTTCGGTTCGTTCTCGGCCGCCCTGTCGCTGCAAACCGGGGAGAGCTGGTCGATTGACACCGGTCTGCTATTCAACATCGAAGGCGACGGCGAGACATCTGCGGGCGCAAAGGTTGGCGTCAGGGGACGCTTCTGA
- a CDS encoding helix-turn-helix domain-containing protein yields MKSMNSSCESTASSDTHTEPLGLPRSRFDTTTMRQKDAHLMWRESIGVLFDTRLRAPTEDPFFASVDAALIGGVGVARTRSTSQDFDRSRYKIARDGMDGYLVQFYLSGESGSRRTSGTVARPGDLYVIDMAQPLATSTIDHEHLSLVIPRQMLAPRLKRPDDNHELVLPAKMPLVSLLRDTLGSLHKQLDHISVGDAEAVLSPLLDLAGAAINSQTSEGNAASVGHALSIAVRRYITDHLLEPDLTVERVMATFALSRRTVYRLLEQVGGFSVFLAQQRLRRAFINLRSPDYRHVAIADLALAHGFTNAANFSCAFRREFGLSPRELRHLSAHHPALLKSSPGLSATDWSQWIGLIGR; encoded by the coding sequence ATGAAGTCTATGAACTCGTCATGTGAATCAACTGCAAGCTCGGACACACATACCGAGCCCTTGGGATTGCCACGGTCTCGATTCGACACGACCACCATGCGACAGAAAGACGCCCATCTGATGTGGCGTGAGTCGATCGGCGTACTGTTCGATACGCGGCTTCGGGCGCCGACCGAAGACCCATTTTTTGCCAGTGTCGATGCCGCCCTGATCGGAGGCGTCGGCGTTGCACGCACCCGATCGACAAGCCAAGATTTCGATCGATCCCGTTACAAAATCGCCCGGGACGGCATGGATGGGTATCTCGTACAGTTCTATCTCAGCGGTGAGAGCGGAAGCCGTCGAACCTCCGGCACTGTCGCCCGCCCTGGCGATCTCTATGTGATCGATATGGCGCAGCCGCTCGCGACATCCACCATCGATCATGAGCATCTCAGCCTCGTCATTCCGCGCCAGATGCTGGCCCCCCGCCTGAAGCGCCCGGACGACAATCATGAATTGGTCCTACCAGCGAAAATGCCGCTCGTTTCGCTGTTGAGGGACACGCTCGGCAGCCTTCACAAGCAGCTGGATCATATCTCCGTCGGCGACGCGGAAGCGGTCCTGTCTCCACTGCTTGATCTTGCCGGCGCTGCGATAAACAGCCAGACGAGCGAAGGCAATGCAGCGAGCGTCGGCCATGCGCTGTCGATCGCGGTCAGGCGCTACATAACCGACCACTTGCTCGAACCCGATCTGACCGTAGAGCGTGTCATGGCCACATTCGCGCTGTCGCGCCGAACGGTCTACCGCCTTCTGGAACAGGTTGGGGGATTTTCGGTTTTCCTGGCGCAGCAGCGCCTGCGGCGCGCCTTCATAAACCTTCGATCGCCGGATTATAGACATGTCGCGATTGCGGACCTCGCCTTAGCCCATGGTTTTACCAACGCGGCAAATTTCAGCTGCGCATTTCGCCGCGAATTCGGCCTGTCGCCGCGGGAGCTACGCCATCTTTCGGCGCACCATCCGGCCCTGCTGAAATCCTCACCCGGATTGTCGGCGACCGACTGGTCACAATGGATCGGCCTGATCGGGCGATAG
- a CDS encoding DUF2092 domain-containing protein has product MLALLILSATPSASSWAQDTSASNLQYSREALQQALQTKEQYDMPGLRFAIAKSTLRAGAEQLLDDVAAVLMKFPDWSLRIVVHTDASGDAETNQRLSQERAEMIKAALVKRGISADKLMASGAGQTLPVASNKTAEGRTLNRRVELIRVIDSPEAKKLLKSMSDYLAAQKALSFSYDSNLQVVTNADQKLGLSSSGTVNLSRPDRVHTTRSGGFVDTETLFDGKTLTLLGKNVNKYTQVEMHGTVDQLIDELKDKHGLPLPAADLLMTNSYEELMTGVYDAKDLGSGFVNGKECDSLAFRKDDVDFQIWVAQGEQPYPCRLVITSSKVKGGPEYSIQIRDWKSGDGVPADDFAFENTTNAEKADVNDLKQKMSEMPDNFVMGDGK; this is encoded by the coding sequence ATGTTGGCGCTCTTGATTCTCTCTGCGACACCAAGCGCCTCGTCCTGGGCCCAGGACACGAGCGCCTCGAATTTGCAGTACAGCAGGGAAGCCTTGCAGCAGGCATTACAGACGAAAGAACAGTACGATATGCCAGGCCTGCGCTTCGCCATAGCAAAGTCCACCTTGCGGGCTGGCGCAGAACAGCTTCTTGACGACGTTGCTGCCGTGCTGATGAAGTTCCCTGACTGGAGTTTGAGAATTGTCGTTCACACCGATGCGAGCGGCGATGCAGAAACCAACCAGCGCCTTTCGCAAGAACGTGCCGAGATGATCAAGGCAGCGCTGGTCAAACGAGGGATTTCCGCCGACAAGTTGATGGCCTCCGGTGCCGGTCAGACTCTGCCAGTTGCCAGCAACAAGACGGCTGAAGGTCGAACTCTCAACCGAAGGGTCGAACTCATTCGAGTTATTGACTCCCCGGAAGCCAAGAAGCTTCTCAAATCCATGTCGGACTATCTGGCTGCACAGAAGGCCCTGTCGTTCAGCTATGACTCCAACCTTCAGGTCGTCACCAACGCAGACCAGAAGCTTGGGCTATCGAGCTCCGGTACCGTGAACCTTAGCCGGCCAGATCGGGTGCATACGACCCGTTCCGGCGGTTTTGTCGATACCGAGACCCTGTTCGACGGAAAAACACTCACGCTCCTTGGAAAGAACGTCAACAAGTACACGCAGGTAGAAATGCATGGGACAGTTGATCAGCTGATAGACGAATTGAAGGACAAGCACGGCCTGCCATTGCCGGCCGCAGACCTGCTGATGACCAATTCATATGAGGAGCTGATGACGGGCGTCTATGACGCTAAGGACCTGGGAAGCGGCTTCGTCAACGGCAAGGAGTGCGATTCACTCGCCTTCCGCAAGGACGACGTGGACTTCCAGATCTGGGTCGCACAAGGCGAACAACCGTACCCCTGCCGGTTGGTCATCACCTCCAGCAAGGTCAAGGGAGGGCCGGAATACAGCATCCAGATCAGGGACTGGAAATCCGGGGACGGTGTGCCCGCGGATGATTTCGCCTTCGAGAACACGACAAACGCCGAAAAGGCCGACGTTAACGACCTCAAGCAGAAAATGAGCGAAATGCCGGATAACTTCGTGATGGGAGATGGAAAATGA
- a CDS encoding DUF2254 domain-containing protein: MSWNRLYRLKNYMRSSLWIIPFLALVAEQVLFRMVMASDEWTRWVPPWPLSVEGTVAAMQAIISLALSFIVFTFGSLLVAIQIASGQLTPRIIAITLLRDNVIRFTVGLFIFTLLFAIGVISRVNTSTPPPSIVWISGALGVLSLAAFLYFIDYSARLLRPVSIIHRVAEQGFAMIEEVYPDVLRETSETQRSYGSLGVPDRVVTHAGTSDIILAVDINFLTTRATRVDGVIELAARIGDFVSYGQPLFLLYGGTATIPANDLRGSIAFGRERTIEQDPTFAFRVIVDIATKALSRAINDPTTAVLAIDQLHRLLRSVGSRDLRDGSSRDPQGRVRVMYRMPDWEDFVQLTCREIRIYGADNLQIARRLRAMIDNLEDVLPDSRKPVLRLERELLDRMIDKVYLLPEDAALARIADTQGLGGSADA; the protein is encoded by the coding sequence ATGAGCTGGAACAGGTTATACAGGCTCAAGAACTACATGCGATCCTCGCTCTGGATCATCCCTTTCCTCGCACTCGTCGCCGAGCAAGTTCTCTTCCGAATGGTGATGGCGTCCGACGAGTGGACACGATGGGTACCCCCGTGGCCCTTAAGCGTCGAGGGCACTGTCGCTGCTATGCAGGCAATCATCAGCCTCGCGCTTTCGTTCATCGTCTTCACGTTCGGATCTTTGCTTGTCGCAATACAAATTGCGAGCGGACAACTTACGCCGCGCATCATCGCAATCACCCTGCTGCGCGACAATGTTATTCGCTTCACCGTCGGGTTGTTCATCTTCACGCTGCTCTTCGCGATCGGCGTAATAAGTCGTGTGAATACGTCGACACCACCCCCCTCAATCGTGTGGATCTCGGGCGCACTGGGCGTGTTGTCGTTGGCTGCCTTCCTCTATTTTATCGACTACTCAGCACGTTTGCTACGTCCAGTCAGCATCATCCATCGCGTCGCGGAGCAAGGCTTCGCCATGATCGAGGAGGTGTATCCTGACGTCCTAAGAGAGACGAGCGAAACACAACGGTCGTATGGTTCACTTGGTGTACCAGACAGAGTGGTGACGCATGCCGGCACATCGGACATTATTCTTGCGGTGGACATAAATTTCCTGACCACCCGCGCAACAAGGGTTGACGGTGTCATCGAACTTGCCGCTCGGATTGGCGACTTTGTCTCTTACGGCCAACCGCTGTTCCTGCTCTACGGCGGAACCGCGACAATCCCGGCCAATGACCTCCGTGGCAGTATTGCGTTTGGGCGCGAGCGTACTATTGAACAGGATCCGACCTTTGCCTTCAGGGTTATCGTCGATATCGCGACCAAGGCACTTTCGAGAGCGATCAACGATCCGACGACGGCTGTGCTAGCTATTGACCAACTGCATCGTTTGCTCCGCAGTGTCGGTAGCCGCGATCTGCGTGACGGCAGTTCCCGCGACCCGCAGGGGCGCGTGCGGGTGATGTACCGAATGCCCGATTGGGAAGACTTTGTACAATTGACGTGTCGAGAAATCAGGATCTATGGCGCCGACAACCTTCAGATCGCTCGACGGCTTCGCGCTATGATCGACAATCTTGAAGACGTCTTGCCCGACAGCCGAAAACCGGTCTTGCGGCTTGAGCGCGAACTACTCGACCGAATGATCGACAAGGTCTACCTGCTTCCCGAAGATGCTGCGCTCGCCCGGATCGCGGACACGCAAGGTCTAGGCGGATCTGCGGATGCATAA
- a CDS encoding DUF6481 family protein, which yields MKNAGKNDISDRRAASADAKAALLNAYRAARTAAEPGRMARQAEREALSTAREERRVERERLKLEEQKRIETEATARQAAIDAAAAAETEARAIAENARIARVIEDEAVRKANRDRRYANRKARQG from the coding sequence ATGAAGAACGCCGGAAAAAACGACATATCCGACCGCCGAGCCGCATCGGCAGACGCCAAAGCTGCTCTCTTGAACGCCTACCGAGCGGCAAGGACTGCAGCAGAACCAGGGAGGATGGCAAGGCAGGCCGAGCGCGAAGCCCTTTCCACCGCTCGTGAAGAGCGGCGCGTTGAACGCGAGCGTCTGAAGCTTGAGGAACAAAAGCGTATCGAGACCGAGGCGACAGCGCGGCAGGCAGCCATTGACGCGGCAGCAGCCGCCGAAACCGAAGCGCGGGCGATTGCCGAAAACGCGCGTATAGCGCGGGTGATCGAAGATGAGGCGGTGCGAAAGGCCAACCGCGACAGGCGCTATGCCAATCGCAAGGCAAGACAAGGATAA
- a CDS encoding alpha-hydroxy-acid oxidizing protein: MGGSPKGTATTSPPASFKALQGAIENSESIDHAGDDRCDRVDLGNDIRDDPFVGRPFLYAAVVAGSPAIRKAIDILKSEIHQDMALLGVVAIDDIDGCFVVRPDRLA; encoded by the coding sequence ATTGGCGGCTCGCCAAAGGGCACCGCGACCACCTCGCCGCCGGCTTCTTTTAAGGCGCTCCAGGGCGCGATTGAAAACTCCGAGTCCATCGACCACGCAGGCGACGACCGCTGTGATCGTGTCGATCTCGGCAATGACATTCGTGACGATCCTTTTGTCGGGCGGCCCTTCCTCTACGCAGCGGTTGTCGCCGGCAGTCCAGCTATCCGCAAAGCTATCGACATCCTAAAATCGGAAATCCATCAGGACATGGCGCTCCTCGGAGTCGTGGCGATAGATGACATCGATGGCTGTTTTGTCGTTCGCCCTGATCGCCTCGCGTGA
- a CDS encoding cold-shock protein, with protein sequence MTTGTVKWFNSTKGFGFIQPDNGGADAFVHISAVERAGMRELVEGQKIGFELERDNKSGKMSATNLQSA encoded by the coding sequence ATGACCACAGGCACAGTAAAATGGTTCAACTCCACCAAGGGCTTCGGCTTCATCCAGCCTGATAACGGTGGCGCAGACGCGTTCGTGCACATCTCCGCCGTCGAACGCGCTGGAATGCGCGAACTCGTCGAAGGGCAAAAGATCGGCTTCGAGCTCGAGCGCGACAATAAGTCGGGCAAGATGTCTGCTACCAATCTGCAGTCTGCCTAA